A stretch of Rhodobacter sp. 24-YEA-8 DNA encodes these proteins:
- the repA gene encoding plasmid partitioning protein RepA: MSDERIDQRIQAMAHRLSRSLDANMRRSFLPDQQKELRRFSAAEAADLIGISQDHLRKQFFNEKLDLDVDTDSRGRRFYTAVQVDQARHAIAQDSRARRFQFLVPGRRDGDRLQIISVANFKGGAGKTTTAIHLAQKLALDGYRVLAVDLDPQASLTTMFGVRPEIELAETGTVYDALRYDDPLPFASVLRKTYFHNLDLAPAGLLLSEFETETAHALQNNTQPPFYQRLAICLADVESLYDVVVIDCPPQLGFITLSALVASTSLIVTVVPSMLDVASMAQFLQLTASLMATIAQVGASPNWDFMKFLITRFEPNDGPQTQMAAFLRTMFTDEVLTRTFLKSSAVSDAGLTQQTLFEANRSDFTRQTYDRAIESITGVVDEIEGLIQSAWGRKEV, translated from the coding sequence ATGTCAGACGAACGGATCGATCAGCGCATTCAGGCTATGGCACACCGCCTCAGCCGATCTCTTGACGCAAACATGCGCCGTTCCTTCCTGCCCGACCAGCAGAAAGAACTGCGCCGCTTCAGTGCCGCAGAAGCCGCCGACCTGATCGGCATTTCCCAGGATCATCTGCGCAAACAGTTTTTCAACGAAAAACTTGACCTTGATGTCGACACGGACAGTCGTGGCCGCCGTTTTTACACAGCGGTGCAGGTTGATCAGGCGCGCCACGCAATCGCTCAGGACAGCCGGGCCAGGCGGTTCCAGTTCCTCGTGCCGGGTCGCCGCGACGGCGACAGGCTTCAGATCATTTCGGTGGCGAATTTCAAAGGCGGCGCCGGCAAGACAACGACGGCCATTCACCTTGCGCAAAAGCTTGCGCTGGACGGGTATCGCGTCCTGGCGGTCGATCTGGATCCGCAGGCCTCGCTGACCACCATGTTCGGCGTCCGCCCCGAGATCGAGCTGGCTGAAACCGGCACGGTCTATGACGCCCTGCGCTATGACGACCCCCTGCCCTTCGCCAGCGTTCTGCGAAAGACCTATTTCCACAATCTTGATCTGGCGCCGGCCGGGCTCTTGCTCTCGGAATTCGAGACCGAGACCGCGCATGCTTTGCAGAACAATACCCAGCCCCCCTTCTACCAGCGTCTCGCGATCTGCCTCGCGGATGTCGAAAGCCTCTATGATGTCGTTGTCATCGATTGTCCGCCGCAGCTTGGCTTCATTACGCTGTCGGCCCTGGTTGCCTCGACATCGCTGATCGTGACAGTGGTGCCAAGCATGCTGGATGTTGCCTCGATGGCGCAATTCCTGCAGCTCACCGCGAGCCTGATGGCGACCATCGCTCAGGTCGGCGCAAGCCCGAACTGGGATTTCATGAAATTCCTGATCACGCGTTTCGAGCCAAATGACGGGCCACAGACCCAGATGGCGGCCTTCCTGCGCACCATGTTCACCGATGAGGTGCTGACCCGCACTTTCCTCAAATCCTCGGCGGTCTCGGATGCAGGGCTGACACAGCAAACGCTGTTCGAGGCCAATCGCAGCGATTTCACCCGGCAAACCTATGATCGGGCCATCGAAAGCATCACCGGTGTCGTCGATGAGATTGAGGGCCTGATCCAATCCGCCTGGGGCAGGAAGGAAGTGTAA
- the repC gene encoding replication initiation protein RepC, translating into MNELLCLAQNELTASADQTRRVLLFAGRVPDGQNAMKAALIQNHDPRWTILAQIQTAREAIGIRPRSLTVLRGLLSFVTPAKWHAGELIVFPSNRALQERCDAMDERTLRRHLAHLCAAGVIQRKLSPNRKRYAVRDVTGAMMMCYGFDLSGLKAHAERIAALAEDAKQQTLRLRSLRSVLRHLLWESQSSDAEMHKLLRNKTSTEELESAIEALRNTPQMTDSHGQNDLHIQNSDKEIIEESTPSSITEAITASDCADAAKSAVELSPTPVQTWSDLENLAETLAPALGLKSDLQKNARQSLGPKGYTLAVLGLVQAFERIKNVPRYLATLSQKAENGEINILKMFRSLTRSHRFPAGNQ; encoded by the coding sequence GTGAACGAACTTTTGTGCCTTGCGCAAAATGAACTGACCGCATCTGCGGATCAGACCAGGAGGGTTTTGCTGTTCGCCGGACGCGTTCCTGATGGTCAGAATGCCATGAAAGCAGCACTCATCCAGAATCATGATCCTCGCTGGACAATTCTTGCCCAGATCCAGACGGCGCGCGAAGCCATCGGCATCAGGCCAAGAAGTCTGACCGTTCTGCGCGGGCTTCTGAGTTTCGTTACCCCCGCAAAATGGCATGCTGGTGAACTGATCGTGTTCCCCTCTAATCGGGCGCTGCAAGAACGGTGCGACGCCATGGATGAACGCACGCTTCGCCGTCATCTGGCCCATCTCTGCGCCGCTGGAGTGATCCAGCGCAAGTTGAGCCCCAATCGCAAGCGCTACGCCGTTCGTGACGTAACGGGCGCGATGATGATGTGCTACGGCTTTGATCTGAGCGGGCTTAAGGCGCATGCGGAACGTATCGCCGCACTGGCAGAGGACGCAAAACAACAGACCCTGCGGTTGCGGTCACTCCGCTCTGTCCTTCGGCATCTCCTCTGGGAAAGTCAGTCCTCCGATGCCGAGATGCACAAGCTTTTGCGCAACAAAACATCCACCGAAGAGCTTGAATCCGCGATCGAAGCCCTGCGTAATACACCTCAGATGACCGACAGCCACGGCCAGAATGACCTGCATATTCAGAATTCTGATAAAGAAATAATTGAAGAATCTACGCCCTCTTCGATTACAGAAGCTATTACGGCATCCGACTGCGCAGATGCTGCCAAAAGCGCCGTCGAACTCTCGCCGACGCCCGTTCAGACCTGGTCAGACCTCGAGAATCTTGCTGAGACACTTGCTCCGGCATTGGGTCTCAAGTCGGATCTTCAGAAAAACGCCAGGCAAAGTCTTGGACCAAAAGGATATACCCTGGCCGTCCTTGGTCTGGTTCAGGCTTTCGAGCGTATCAAGAATGTGCCGCGCTATCTTGCGACATTGAGTCAGAAGGCTGAGAACGGAGAGATCAATATCCTGAAAATGTTCAGATCCCTGACCAGAAGCCATCGGTTTCCGGCCGGAAACCAATAA
- the repB gene encoding plasmid partitioning protein RepB: protein MARKITFHVSPDEVADPDTAAKPAPALAGMARSLQAAAAASVRDLDVALIEDSPHQDRLEIDPDEIAELAQSIRQNGQLVPILVSPLPAGRFRIVYGRRRLLALRQLGQVAKALVRDLSDDQAIIAQGQENSARKDLSFIEKAAFAGQLMAEGKSDDLIADALNIDQKARANGDKLTNLSRIRQVIQRISPDLIRAIGAAPGFGRDRWYSLAQDIEKAGFPPGNQTDFIKAAEARKGTSDDRFAAVERAIPSKAKAPPQAKPQVLATEAPAIVKTTALKATITVSITTAKDLHAWIRKNPQAAIDALLEAQAKSKQ from the coding sequence TTGGCACGCAAAATTACATTCCATGTCAGCCCTGACGAAGTGGCCGATCCCGATACCGCGGCCAAACCGGCCCCTGCCCTTGCCGGCATGGCGCGTTCCCTGCAGGCCGCTGCAGCCGCCAGTGTGCGCGACCTTGATGTCGCCCTGATCGAGGACAGCCCACATCAGGACCGGCTTGAAATTGACCCGGATGAAATCGCCGAACTCGCGCAGAGCATTCGCCAGAACGGCCAGCTGGTGCCGATCCTGGTCAGCCCCCTGCCCGCAGGCCGGTTTCGCATCGTCTATGGCCGGCGGCGTCTTCTAGCCCTGCGTCAGCTTGGCCAGGTGGCAAAAGCCCTTGTCCGGGACCTGAGCGATGACCAGGCGATTATCGCGCAAGGTCAGGAAAACAGCGCCCGCAAGGATCTGAGTTTTATCGAAAAAGCCGCCTTTGCAGGTCAGCTGATGGCCGAAGGCAAGTCAGATGATCTGATCGCGGATGCGCTGAACATCGACCAGAAGGCCCGTGCCAATGGTGACAAGCTCACCAATCTGTCGCGGATCCGGCAGGTCATTCAGCGCATCTCTCCTGACCTGATCCGCGCCATTGGCGCCGCCCCCGGTTTTGGCAGGGATCGCTGGTATAGCCTCGCGCAAGATATTGAAAAAGCAGGGTTTCCGCCCGGAAACCAGACAGATTTCATCAAAGCGGCAGAGGCAAGGAAAGGCACCAGCGACGACCGTTTTGCAGCGGTCGAGCGGGCGATTCCGTCGAAAGCAAAAGCACCGCCACAGGCAAAGCCTCAGGTGCTGGCCACCGAAGCGCCCGCCATCGTGAAAACAACGGCCCTTAAGGCGACCATCACCGTCTCGATCACAACGGCAAAAGACCTGCATGCCTGGATCAGAAAGAACCCTCAGGCCGCGATTGACGCGTTGCTCGAGGCACAAGCGAAATCGAAGCAGTAA
- a CDS encoding helix-turn-helix domain-containing protein, giving the protein MFIGLETSAEVRDSMRQAARQRRLLLGWSQADLAARSGVSLGSLKRFETSGEISLTSLLAIAEAMAVLEGFLSLFPMPEPRNLSEIERQAHVPQRAGRKPGSAR; this is encoded by the coding sequence ATGTTCATCGGTCTTGAGACATCTGCTGAAGTTAGGGATTCGATGCGTCAGGCGGCGCGTCAGCGACGTCTTCTGCTTGGCTGGAGCCAGGCTGACCTCGCCGCCCGCTCTGGCGTGTCCTTGGGCAGTCTGAAACGATTTGAAACTTCGGGCGAGATTTCACTGACGTCTCTCCTTGCCATTGCAGAGGCGATGGCCGTGCTTGAAGGGTTCTTATCGCTGTTTCCAATGCCCGAACCGCGCAACCTTTCTGAGATTGAGCGGCAGGCCCATGTTCCGCAACGGGCAGGCCGCAAGCCGGGATCTGCCAGATGA